A section of the Candidatus Manganitrophus noduliformans genome encodes:
- a CDS encoding histone deacetylase family protein — translation MKTGFVSHPIYRQHDTGPAHPESPERLAAIEGHLVKSGLISDLVEIKPADDPDLAAWIDTVHHPRYYETLKKMVPEDETVYLDPDTPFSPLSLAAAEKAVGGVLTAADRVMSGSIQNAFCAVRPPGHHAEADRAMGFCLFNNVAIAARYLQKKHHLERIFILDWDVHHGNGTQHLFYSDPTVFYFSTHQYPFYPGTGSERERGEGEGEGFTLNCPLSSGAGDSDILHRIETVMAPALAAFKPDFILISAGFDAHQSDPLASLQVTDEGFSEMTQIVRSLAETHCGGRIVSCLEGGYHLAALARSVGRHLEALSA, via the coding sequence ATGAAGACCGGCTTTGTTTCCCATCCCATTTATCGCCAACACGATACCGGTCCGGCCCATCCGGAGTCGCCGGAGCGGCTTGCCGCGATCGAAGGACACCTCGTGAAGAGCGGTCTGATCTCGGATTTGGTCGAAATCAAACCGGCCGACGATCCGGACCTGGCCGCCTGGATTGATACGGTCCACCATCCCCGTTATTACGAAACGTTAAAAAAAATGGTCCCCGAGGACGAAACGGTTTACCTCGATCCCGATACCCCTTTTTCCCCCCTGTCGCTGGCGGCGGCGGAGAAGGCGGTGGGCGGGGTTTTGACCGCCGCCGACCGGGTGATGTCGGGAAGCATCCAAAACGCTTTCTGCGCGGTCCGGCCGCCGGGCCATCATGCCGAAGCCGATCGGGCGATGGGATTCTGTCTGTTCAACAACGTCGCCATTGCCGCGCGGTATCTTCAGAAGAAGCATCATCTGGAGCGGATCTTTATCCTCGATTGGGACGTCCATCACGGGAACGGCACGCAGCATCTCTTCTACTCGGATCCGACCGTCTTCTACTTCAGCACCCACCAATATCCTTTTTATCCGGGGACCGGCTCCGAAAGGGAGCGGGGAGAGGGGGAAGGGGAGGGATTTACGTTGAACTGCCCGCTTTCATCCGGGGCGGGCGATTCCGATATTCTTCATCGGATCGAAACGGTCATGGCGCCGGCGCTGGCGGCGTTCAAGCCCGACTTCATCTTGATCTCCGCCGGATTTGACGCCCATCAGAGCGATCCGTTGGCAAGCCTCCAGGTGACCGATGAAGGTTTTTCGGAGATGACGCAAATCGTTCGGTCGCTCGCAGAGACCCACTGCGGAGGAAGGATCGTTTCCTGCTTGGAAGGGGGGTATCACCTCGCTGCGCTCGCCCGGTCGGTTGGACGGCATCTGGAGGCATTATCTGCATAG
- a CDS encoding DUF2203 domain-containing protein: protein MAEYKTKRIFTYEEALEALPQVQKITTEAIQEISVLAAQIFALRDEDQKKRYEKQQAVIVNNWVQTLEQMGCEVKGLWLVDFDNGEGYYCWQYPESNLEYFHGYTEGFAGRSKLF from the coding sequence ATGGCAGAATACAAGACAAAGCGCATTTTTACATACGAAGAGGCCCTCGAAGCACTTCCTCAGGTCCAAAAAATCACCACAGAAGCGATTCAAGAGATCAGCGTTCTCGCGGCCCAGATTTTCGCCCTTCGCGATGAAGATCAAAAGAAGCGGTACGAAAAACAGCAGGCGGTGATCGTGAACAATTGGGTTCAGACCCTTGAGCAGATGGGGTGTGAAGTCAAAGGGCTCTGGCTGGTCGATTTCGACAATGGGGAAGGATATTACTGCTGGCAATATCCCGAATCAAACCTGGAGTATTTCCACGGCTACACGGAAGGGTTTGCGGGGCGAAGCAAACTGTTTTAA